In Rhodobacter sp. 24-YEA-8, the following are encoded in one genomic region:
- a CDS encoding immunity 53 family protein, producing the protein MRDPDHLAWLANWYGLQCDGDWEHQDGIRIETLDNPGWMVTVSLTGTELEARAFTATGSGETMGGDGDPKTRWHDCQVASGEFRGACGVFDLGRVLGIFRDWAESRPG; encoded by the coding sequence ATGAGGGATCCTGACCATCTCGCCTGGCTTGCCAACTGGTACGGGTTGCAATGTGACGGGGATTGGGAACATCAGGACGGCATTCGCATTGAGACGCTCGACAATCCCGGCTGGATGGTGACGGTCAGCCTGACGGGGACAGAGCTGGAGGCGCGGGCCTTTACAGCGACCGGTTCGGGCGAGACGATGGGCGGCGATGGAGACCCGAAGACGCGCTGGCATGACTGCCAGGTCGCTTCCGGCGAGTTTCGCGGTGCCTGTGGCGTCTTCGATCTCGGCCGGGTTCTCGGGATATTCCGCGACTGGGCCGAAAGCCGCCCCGGCTGA
- a CDS encoding TCR/Tet family MFS transporter, with the protein MPADSQTSAAEPAPAQSSQPLPGSASKHAVTFVLITVFLDMIGFGIIMPVLPRLIEEVGHVGLDRASEIGGWMFAAFAVSQFICSPLAGNLSDRFGRRPLLLLAVFGLGADFLLSAWAPTLFWLFVGRVLAGVCGSSWVIANAYIADVTAPEDRARAFGLMGAAFGVGFVIGPAIGGLLGEIGTRIPFIVAACVSFLNFTYGWFVLPESLGRDKRRRFELARANPFGAFRVFRTYPGAVPLCAVLFVFFFASSVYPAIWTFWGMAKFGWTEGMVGLTLAVFGLVMAGFQGGLTGIFVRRFGEHRTALIGLVCATIAATGYGLAGGLGVVVVLMFVHGPEGFVHPMIMAIMSRQVPENAQGELQGGISAITNIAMLFGTVFFSQIFGHFMAGGREWQSPDVAYWVAGGCLALALVLFIWLTGTTVRSATGKAAEK; encoded by the coding sequence ATGCCTGCCGACAGCCAGACTTCTGCCGCCGAACCCGCGCCCGCCCAATCCTCGCAGCCATTGCCCGGATCCGCATCGAAACATGCGGTTACCTTTGTTCTGATTACGGTCTTTCTGGACATGATCGGCTTTGGCATCATCATGCCGGTTCTGCCGCGGCTGATCGAAGAGGTGGGGCATGTCGGCCTTGACCGCGCCTCAGAGATCGGGGGCTGGATGTTTGCGGCCTTTGCGGTCTCGCAATTCATCTGCTCGCCGCTGGCGGGGAACCTGTCCGACCGTTTTGGCCGAAGGCCGCTTCTGTTGCTCGCGGTGTTCGGGCTGGGGGCGGATTTCCTGCTTTCGGCCTGGGCGCCGACCCTGTTCTGGCTCTTTGTCGGGCGGGTGCTTGCCGGGGTCTGCGGTTCGAGCTGGGTCATCGCCAATGCCTATATCGCCGATGTGACCGCGCCCGAAGACCGCGCCCGCGCCTTCGGGCTGATGGGCGCGGCCTTTGGTGTGGGCTTTGTGATCGGGCCGGCGATCGGCGGCCTGCTGGGAGAGATCGGCACCCGCATTCCCTTTATCGTGGCCGCCTGCGTCTCGTTCCTGAATTTCACCTATGGCTGGTTCGTGCTGCCAGAAAGCCTCGGCCGTGACAAACGCCGCAGGTTCGAGCTGGCGCGCGCCAATCCCTTTGGCGCCTTCCGGGTCTTTCGCACCTATCCGGGGGCTGTGCCACTTTGCGCGGTGCTGTTCGTCTTCTTCTTCGCCTCGTCGGTCTATCCCGCGATCTGGACCTTCTGGGGCATGGCGAAATTCGGCTGGACCGAGGGCATGGTCGGCCTGACGCTGGCAGTGTTCGGCCTTGTGATGGCGGGGTTCCAGGGCGGGCTGACCGGGATCTTTGTGCGCCGGTTCGGCGAGCACCGCACGGCGCTGATTGGCCTCGTCTGCGCCACCATCGCCGCGACCGGTTACGGGCTTGCAGGCGGGCTGGGCGTGGTCGTGGTGCTGATGTTTGTCCATGGCCCCGAGGGCTTTGTCCATCCGATGATCATGGCGATCATGTCCCGCCAGGTGCCCGAAAACGCGCAGGGCGAACTGCAGGGCGGGATTTCGGCCATCACCAATATCGCCATGCTCTTCGGCACGGTTTTCTTCTCGCAGATCTTCGGACATTTCATGGCCGGGGGCCGCGAATGGCAATCGCCGGATGTGGCCTATTGGGTGGCCGGCGGCTGCCTCGCGCTTGCGCTTGTGCTGTTCATATGGCTGACAGGGACAACGGTGCGGAGTGCCACAGGGAAGGCAGCGGAAAAATGA
- a CDS encoding NADH-quinone oxidoreductase subunit D, protein MMDGSNSQDMRRNFYDDGSMDIETSEQRIRNFNINFGPQHPAAHGVLRLVLELDGEIVERADPHIGLLHRGTEKLMESRTYLQNLPYFDRLDYVAPMNQEHAWCLAIEKLTGTVVPRRASLIRVLYSEIGRILNHLMNVTTGAMDVGALTPPLWGFTAREELMQFYERACGARLHAAYFRPGGVHQDLPAKLIDDIEAWSQTFPKLVDDLDGLITENRIFKQRTVDIATVSEQDALDWGFSGVMVRGSGLAWDLRRAQPYECYDEFTFQVPVGKNGDCYDRYLCRMLEMRESVKIIQQAIAKLREPAGQGDVLARGKLTPPKRGEMKTSMEALIHHFKLYTEGFHVPAGEVYAAVEAPKGEFGVFLVADGTNKPYRAKIRAPGYAHLQAMDYLGKGHQLADVSAIIATMDIVFGEVDR, encoded by the coding sequence ATGATGGACGGCTCCAACTCACAGGATATGCGCCGGAATTTCTATGATGACGGCTCGATGGATATCGAGACGTCCGAGCAGCGGATCCGCAATTTCAACATCAACTTCGGCCCGCAGCACCCTGCGGCCCATGGCGTGCTGCGTCTGGTGCTGGAGCTGGATGGCGAGATCGTTGAACGCGCCGACCCGCATATCGGCCTTCTGCATCGCGGCACCGAAAAGCTGATGGAAAGCAGGACTTACCTGCAGAACCTGCCCTATTTCGACCGCCTCGACTATGTGGCGCCGATGAACCAGGAACATGCCTGGTGTCTGGCGATTGAAAAGCTGACCGGCACTGTGGTGCCGCGCCGTGCGAGCCTCATTCGGGTACTCTATTCGGAAATCGGCCGCATCCTGAACCATCTGATGAACGTCACCACCGGCGCGATGGATGTCGGTGCGCTGACGCCGCCGCTCTGGGGCTTTACCGCGCGCGAAGAACTGATGCAGTTCTATGAACGCGCCTGCGGTGCCCGTCTGCACGCGGCCTATTTCAGGCCGGGCGGCGTCCACCAGGATCTGCCGGCAAAGCTGATCGACGATATCGAGGCCTGGTCGCAGACCTTCCCGAAACTTGTCGATGACCTTGACGGGCTGATCACCGAAAACCGCATCTTCAAACAGCGCACCGTCGATATCGCGACCGTGTCGGAGCAAGACGCGCTGGACTGGGGTTTCTCGGGGGTGATGGTGCGCGGATCGGGCCTCGCCTGGGATCTTCGTCGTGCGCAGCCCTATGAATGCTATGACGAATTCACCTTCCAGGTGCCGGTCGGCAAGAATGGCGACTGCTATGACCGCTATCTCTGCCGGATGCTGGAGATGCGGGAATCCGTCAAGATCATCCAGCAGGCCATCGCGAAACTGCGCGAGCCGGCGGGGCAGGGCGATGTGCTGGCGCGCGGCAAGCTGACGCCGCCGAAACGCGGTGAGATGAAGACCTCGATGGAGGCGCTCATCCACCATTTCAAACTCTATACCGAAGGCTTCCACGTCCCCGCGGGCGAGGTCTATGCTGCGGTTGAAGCCCCGAAGGGCGAGTTTGGCGTCTTCCTGGTGGCGGATGGCACGAACAAGCCTTACCGCGCCAAGATCCGGGCGCCGGGCTATGCCCATCTTCAGGCGATGGATTACCTTGGCAAGGGCCACCAGCTGGCCGATGTCTCGGCGATCATCGCGACGATGGATATCGTGTTTGGTGAGGTGGACAGATGA
- a CDS encoding DUF5337 domain-containing protein — MTGPSAHDIKRGRQVRLVAVVIAVTMILWMGGQWLGGHFGWETRFVFLFDLAAIAGFIWALAVTYQIWRGRRA; from the coding sequence ATGACAGGGCCATCGGCACATGACATCAAGCGCGGGCGCCAGGTGCGCCTTGTGGCTGTTGTCATTGCGGTGACGATGATCCTGTGGATGGGCGGGCAATGGCTCGGCGGGCATTTCGGCTGGGAGACGCGGTTTGTCTTCCTTTTCGATCTCGCAGCGATTGCCGGTTTCATCTGGGCTCTGGCCGTGACGTATCAGATCTGGCGCGGGCGCCGGGCGTAA
- a CDS encoding NADH-quinone oxidoreductase subunit C gives MSDALNELGATIALRQPDAVLSHAVAHGELTLLATPAHLLALIEYLRDEATCRFSTLIDITAVDYPERPARFDVVYHFLSMYRNQRIRVKVALREEEMIPSLVSLHPGANWFERETFDMFGIIFQGHPDLRRILTDYGFRGHPLRKDFPTTGYVEVRYDEVQKRVVYEPVKLVQEYRQFDFMSPWEGAEYILPGDQKAEAPK, from the coding sequence ATGTCTGACGCGCTGAACGAACTCGGAGCCACCATTGCCCTGCGCCAGCCCGACGCGGTGCTGTCGCATGCCGTGGCCCATGGCGAGCTGACGCTGCTGGCGACGCCGGCGCATCTTCTTGCGCTGATCGAATATCTGCGGGACGAGGCGACCTGTCGCTTTTCGACGCTGATCGACATCACGGCGGTCGATTACCCGGAACGCCCGGCGCGGTTCGATGTGGTCTACCACTTCCTGTCGATGTACCGGAACCAGCGCATCCGCGTGAAGGTTGCGCTGCGCGAAGAGGAAATGATCCCCTCGCTGGTGAGCCTGCATCCCGGTGCAAACTGGTTCGAGCGCGAAACCTTTGATATGTTCGGGATCATCTTCCAGGGTCATCCCGACCTGCGCCGCATCCTCACCGATTACGGCTTCCGTGGCCATCCGCTGCGCAAAGACTTCCCCACGACCGGCTATGTCGAAGTGCGCTATGACGAAGTGCAGAAGCGCGTCGTCTATGAGCCGGTGAAACTGGTGCAGGAATACCGCCAGTTCGACTTCATGTCGCCCTGGGAGGGCGCGGAATATATCCTTCCGGGCGATCAGAAAGCGGAGGCACCGAAATGA
- a CDS encoding DegT/DnrJ/EryC1/StrS aminotransferase family protein: MSERFSGSFTQQEPIPEAGIEAALAVLRHGRLHRYNTLGDEIAEAALLEEEFAAFTGARYCLGVASGGYAMGCALRAAGLEQGAAVLTNAFTLAPVPGAVQAAGGHPVFVEITEDLVLDFDDLAAKARATGARILLLSHMRGHSCDMEALMALCGELGLIVIEDCAHTMGAEWNGVASGRHGLIGCYSTQTYKHMNSGEGGLLITDDADIAAKMVLLSGSYMLYARHRAAPGPEAFKDIRLDIPNVSGRMDNLRAAILRPQVALLAERRARWTALYETMERGLANTPGLRLIRRPAAERHVGSSFQFALPGWEAARIGMLLSRCVARGVELKWFGVEEPVAFTSRYPHWRYAGEQHCPNTDRILAGLADMRLPLTFSVEDAALIARIIREEVLITGQAGHLDAGEAPVIE, translated from the coding sequence ATGAGCGAGCGGTTCAGCGGCAGTTTCACCCAGCAAGAGCCGATCCCGGAGGCGGGTATCGAAGCGGCGCTGGCGGTTTTGCGCCACGGGCGGCTGCATCGCTACAATACCCTGGGCGACGAGATCGCCGAAGCCGCGCTGCTTGAGGAAGAATTCGCGGCTTTCACCGGCGCGCGTTATTGCCTCGGGGTGGCGTCCGGCGGCTATGCGATGGGCTGCGCGCTTCGCGCCGCGGGGCTGGAGCAGGGCGCGGCGGTTCTGACCAATGCCTTCACGCTCGCGCCGGTTCCAGGCGCTGTTCAGGCGGCAGGGGGCCATCCGGTTTTTGTCGAGATCACCGAAGACCTGGTGCTGGATTTCGACGATCTGGCTGCGAAGGCCCGGGCGACCGGCGCGCGCATCCTGCTTTTGTCGCATATGCGTGGCCATAGCTGCGATATGGAGGCGCTGATGGCGCTTTGTGGCGAACTGGGCCTGATCGTGATCGAGGATTGCGCCCATACGATGGGGGCGGAATGGAACGGGGTCGCCTCGGGGCGGCATGGCCTGATCGGCTGCTATTCGACCCAGACCTATAAGCATATGAATTCCGGCGAAGGCGGGCTCCTGATCACGGATGACGCGGATATCGCGGCAAAAATGGTCCTGCTGTCAGGCAGTTATATGCTTTATGCCCGGCACCGCGCCGCGCCCGGGCCCGAAGCGTTTAAGGATATCAGGCTTGATATCCCGAATGTCTCGGGGCGGATGGACAATCTGCGCGCGGCGATCCTGCGGCCCCAGGTCGCGCTGCTGGCAGAACGCCGCGCCCGCTGGACCGCGCTTTACGAGACGATGGAGCGGGGCCTTGCCAATACGCCCGGCCTCAGACTGATCCGGCGCCCCGCGGCCGAGCGCCATGTCGGATCGTCCTTTCAGTTTGCGCTTCCCGGCTGGGAGGCCGCGCGGATCGGGATGCTGCTATCGCGTTGCGTCGCGCGGGGGGTGGAGCTGAAATGGTTTGGGGTGGAAGAGCCGGTCGCCTTCACCTCGCGCTATCCGCATTGGCGCTATGCAGGCGAACAGCATTGCCCGAATACCGACCGCATCCTTGCCGGCCTTGCGGATATGCGGCTGCCGCTGACTTTTTCGGTGGAGGACGCGGCACTGATCGCCCGCATCATCCGCGAAGAGGTGCTGATCACCGGCCAGGCCGGGCATCTCGATGCAGGCGAGGCCCCGGTCATCGAATGA
- the ptsP gene encoding phosphoenolpyruvate--protein phosphotransferase, protein MPERTESESRRLLRRLRDVLAMPGKGQDRLDRITHLIADSMATEVCSIYLFRDEETLELFATEGLKKSAVHKTRMRLGEGLVGRVARTGLPVNTADAPAEKGFRFMPETGEEIFSSFLGVPLQRVGEKLGVLVVQSKEARVFSEDELDALEVVAMVLAEMTELGAFAGDDGGGRPIHRQSLMFRGTSGQEGASEGRVWLHEPRVVVTNPVADDPLLEIDRIRNAVGQLRISIDDLLEAEQLDKDQKQVLEAYRMFAHSRGWLKRMEEDITLGLSAEAAVEKEQSAARARLEQVPDAYLRERLQDLDDLSNRLLRILTGQGADTGAAMPENPILIARNIGPAELLEYGRRLKGVVLEEGSVGSHAAIVARALAIPLVIHAERISAEALNGDNILVDGDQGIVHLRPDETVSRAFRDKIAMQAEAQKRYASLKGLPAQAKCGAVISLHMNAGLMADLPSLEGSGAEGVGLFRTELQFLIRNKMPKRAELASLYTRVLEAAGGRRVAFRTLDIGSDKVLPYMKPNDEPNPAMGWRAIRVGLDKPGVLRMQMQALIRAAAGRPLTVMFPFVAEYGEFMQARAQVLGEIHREKSLGHPVPETLEIGAMCETPSLAFAPRAFFDQVDFVSVGGNDLKQFFFAADRENERVRKRYDTLNVSFLTFLEQIIARCAETATPLSFCGEDAGRPVEALVLAALGFRSLSMRPASVGPVKALIRSVDLGEVRAVIEAGRAAGDETIRPRLMAWLATQPT, encoded by the coding sequence ATGCCCGAACGGACCGAGAGTGAGAGCCGCAGGCTGCTGCGGCGGTTGCGCGATGTGCTGGCCATGCCTGGAAAAGGCCAGGACAGGCTGGATCGCATCACCCATCTGATCGCCGATTCTATGGCGACCGAGGTCTGTTCGATCTATCTTTTCCGCGATGAGGAAACGCTTGAACTGTTCGCCACCGAAGGGCTGAAGAAATCCGCCGTCCACAAGACGCGGATGCGGCTGGGCGAGGGGCTGGTGGGGCGCGTGGCGCGCACCGGTCTGCCGGTGAACACCGCCGATGCGCCCGCGGAAAAAGGCTTCCGTTTCATGCCCGAGACCGGCGAAGAGATCTTTTCGTCTTTCCTCGGCGTGCCGTTGCAGCGGGTGGGTGAGAAGCTGGGCGTGCTGGTCGTGCAGTCGAAAGAGGCGCGGGTGTTTTCCGAGGACGAGCTGGATGCGCTGGAAGTGGTGGCCATGGTGCTCGCCGAGATGACGGAACTGGGCGCCTTTGCCGGCGATGATGGCGGCGGGCGTCCGATCCACCGCCAGTCGCTGATGTTTCGCGGCACCTCGGGCCAGGAGGGCGCTTCCGAGGGCAGGGTCTGGCTGCATGAGCCGCGGGTGGTGGTGACCAACCCGGTCGCCGATGATCCTTTGCTGGAAATCGACCGGATCCGCAATGCGGTGGGGCAGCTCCGCATTTCGATCGATGATCTGCTGGAGGCCGAGCAGCTTGACAAGGACCAGAAGCAGGTCCTGGAAGCCTATCGCATGTTCGCCCATTCGCGCGGCTGGCTGAAGCGGATGGAGGAAGACATCACCCTGGGCCTTTCGGCCGAGGCGGCGGTTGAAAAGGAACAATCGGCGGCGCGGGCGCGGCTGGAACAGGTGCCGGATGCATATTTGCGCGAACGCCTGCAGGATCTTGATGATCTGTCGAACCGGCTTCTCAGGATCCTGACCGGCCAGGGCGCGGATACCGGGGCGGCGATGCCGGAAAACCCGATCCTGATTGCCCGCAATATCGGCCCGGCGGAACTGCTGGAATATGGTCGCCGGCTGAAAGGCGTGGTGCTGGAGGAGGGCTCGGTCGGCTCTCATGCCGCGATTGTCGCGCGCGCTCTGGCGATCCCGCTGGTGATCCATGCCGAAAGGATCAGTGCCGAGGCACTTAATGGTGATAACATCCTGGTGGATGGTGATCAGGGTATCGTGCATCTTCGGCCCGATGAGACCGTTTCGCGCGCCTTCCGGGACAAAATCGCCATGCAGGCCGAAGCCCAGAAACGTTACGCCTCGCTGAAAGGCCTGCCGGCCCAGGCAAAATGCGGTGCGGTGATCTCTTTGCATATGAATGCCGGGCTGATGGCGGATCTGCCGAGCCTTGAGGGATCGGGTGCCGAAGGGGTCGGGCTGTTCCGGACAGAATTGCAGTTCCTGATCCGCAACAAGATGCCGAAACGGGCCGAGCTCGCCTCGCTTTATACCCGCGTGCTGGAGGCGGCCGGCGGACGGCGGGTCGCGTTCAGGACGCTCGATATCGGGTCGGACAAGGTCCTGCCCTATATGAAGCCGAATGACGAGCCGAACCCGGCAATGGGCTGGCGCGCGATCCGGGTGGGGCTGGATAAGCCGGGCGTTTTGCGTATGCAGATGCAGGCGCTGATCCGGGCGGCGGCGGGGCGGCCTCTGACCGTGATGTTCCCCTTCGTCGCGGAATATGGCGAGTTCATGCAGGCGCGCGCCCAGGTCCTGGGCGAGATCCACCGTGAGAAATCGCTGGGTCATCCGGTGCCGGAGACGCTTGAGATCGGCGCTATGTGCGAGACGCCTTCGCTCGCCTTCGCGCCGAGGGCGTTTTTTGATCAGGTGGATTTTGTCTCGGTCGGGGGCAATGACCTGAAACAGTTCTTCTTTGCGGCAGATCGCGAGAATGAACGGGTGCGCAAACGCTATGACACGCTGAATGTCAGTTTCCTGACCTTCCTCGAGCAGATTATCGCGCGCTGCGCCGAAACTGCGACGCCCTTGTCATTTTGTGGCGAGGATGCCGGGCGGCCGGTTGAGGCACTGGTTCTGGCGGCGCTTGGTTTCCGGTCGCTGTCGATGCGGCCGGCCTCGGTTGGGCCGGTCAAGGCGCTGATCCGCAGTGTCGATCTGGGCGAGGTGCGGGCAGTGATCGAAGCGGGGCGTGCGGCGGGGGATGAAACGATCCGGCCGCGGCTGATGGCCTGGCTGGCGACGCAGCCGACCTGA
- a CDS encoding NADH-quinone oxidoreductase subunit A, which translates to MDTLLREYLPIVILLVIAVGLGLVLILAAAVIAIRNPDPEKVSAYECGFNAFDDARMKFDVRFYLVSILFIIFDLEVAFLFPWALAFSEISMTAFWSMMVFLGVLTIGFAYEWKKGALEWE; encoded by the coding sequence GTGGACACGCTTCTCCGAGAGTATCTTCCGATTGTCATTCTGCTCGTGATCGCGGTGGGGCTTGGCCTCGTCCTGATCCTCGCTGCTGCGGTGATCGCAATCCGGAATCCGGACCCTGAAAAGGTTTCGGCCTATGAATGCGGATTTAACGCATTCGATGACGCGCGGATGAAATTCGACGTCCGGTTCTATCTCGTGTCGATCCTGTTCATCATCTTTGACCTTGAGGTCGCTTTCCTCTTTCCCTGGGCGCTTGCGTTCAGCGAGATCTCGATGACAGCGTTCTGGTCTATGATGGTGTTCCTTGGCGTGCTGACCATCGGCTTCGCCTATGAGTGGAAGAAGGGAGCTCTCGAATGGGAGTGA
- a CDS encoding NADH-quinone oxidoreductase subunit B family protein: MGVMTGSNTVGLDRDGDVAAFSRDLQDKGFLLTSTEDVINWARIGSLHWMTFGLACCAVEMIQMSMPHYDVERFGMAPRASPRQSDLMIVAGTLTNKMAPALRKVYDQMPEPRYVVSMGSCANGGGYYHYSYSVVRGCDRVVPVDVYVPGCPPTAEALLYGLLQLQRKIRRTGTLVR, encoded by the coding sequence ATGGGAGTGATGACCGGTTCCAATACGGTAGGGCTGGACCGCGACGGCGATGTCGCGGCCTTCTCGCGTGATCTGCAGGATAAAGGCTTCCTGCTGACCTCGACCGAGGATGTGATCAACTGGGCCCGGATCGGGTCTTTGCACTGGATGACCTTTGGTCTGGCCTGTTGCGCGGTCGAGATGATCCAGATGTCGATGCCGCATTACGATGTGGAACGCTTTGGCATGGCGCCGCGCGCTTCGCCCCGGCAGTCGGATCTGATGATCGTCGCCGGAACGCTGACGAACAAGATGGCGCCCGCGCTTCGCAAGGTCTATGACCAGATGCCCGAGCCGCGCTATGTCGTGTCGATGGGCAGCTGCGCCAATGGCGGCGGCTATTACCATTACAGCTATTCGGTGGTGCGCGGCTGTGACCGCGTGGTGCCGGTCGATGTCTATGTGCCGGGCTGCCCGCCCACGGCTGAGGCGCTGCTTTATGGCTTGTTGCAATTGCAGCGGAAGATCCGCCGCACCGGCACTCTGGTGAGGTGA
- a CDS encoding aspartate kinase, translating to MPLLVMKFGGTSVADIDRIANAAKKVQKEVERGYDVIVIVSAMSGKTNELVGWVEGTSKLYDAREYDAVVASGENVTAGLMALRLQEMGVPARSWQGWQVPINTTSAHSSARFVSIPRENLDAKFAEGFKVAVVAGFQGISPEGRITTLGRGGSDTTAVAFAAAFGAERCDIYTDVDGVYTTDPRVSSKAKKLDKIAFEEMLELASLGAKVLQTRSVELAMRYKVRLRVLSSFEDTDENSGTLVCDEEEIMESKVVSGVAFSREEAKITLFTIEDRPGVAQAIFGPLAEAGVNVDMIVQNISEKDYDERHSGAVTDMTFSCPINQVERAKKAMEEAKARGEIAYDELIIDTDVAKVSVVGIGMRSHAGVAARTFKALAAEGINIKVIATSEIKISVLIDRKYLELAVQALHDAFELEKA from the coding sequence ATGCCGCTTCTGGTAATGAAATTCGGGGGCACATCCGTCGCCGATATCGACCGTATCGCGAATGCCGCGAAGAAGGTGCAAAAAGAGGTCGAACGCGGCTATGACGTGATCGTCATTGTCAGCGCGATGTCCGGCAAGACCAATGAACTGGTCGGCTGGGTCGAGGGTACTTCAAAGCTTTATGACGCGCGCGAATATGATGCGGTTGTGGCTTCGGGCGAGAATGTCACCGCCGGGCTGATGGCGCTGCGCCTGCAGGAAATGGGCGTGCCCGCGCGTTCCTGGCAGGGCTGGCAGGTGCCGATCAACACCACATCGGCGCATAGCTCGGCGCGGTTCGTTTCGATCCCGCGCGAAAACCTTGATGCGAAATTCGCCGAAGGTTTCAAAGTTGCCGTGGTTGCGGGCTTCCAGGGGATCTCGCCCGAGGGGCGGATCACCACGCTGGGCCGGGGCGGCTCGGACACGACTGCTGTTGCCTTTGCCGCCGCTTTCGGGGCCGAGCGCTGCGACATCTATACCGATGTTGATGGCGTCTATACCACCGACCCGCGCGTGAGCTCGAAGGCGAAGAAGCTCGACAAGATCGCCTTTGAGGAAATGCTGGAACTGGCATCTCTCGGCGCGAAAGTCCTGCAGACCCGTTCGGTTGAGCTGGCGATGCGCTACAAGGTGCGCCTGCGTGTGCTGTCCTCCTTCGAGGATACCGACGAGAACTCTGGAACCCTGGTCTGTGACGAGGAGGAAATCATGGAATCGAAAGTCGTAAGCGGCGTCGCCTTCTCGCGTGAAGAGGCGAAAATCACCCTGTTCACCATCGAAGACCGTCCGGGCGTGGCCCAGGCGATCTTTGGCCCGCTGGCGGAGGCCGGGGTCAATGTGGACATGATCGTCCAGAATATCTCGGAAAAGGACTATGACGAGCGCCATAGCGGTGCCGTCACCGATATGACCTTCTCCTGCCCGATCAACCAGGTCGAGCGCGCCAAAAAGGCGATGGAAGAGGCGAAGGCACGCGGCGAGATCGCCTATGACGAGCTGATCATCGACACCGATGTGGCCAAGGTCTCGGTTGTGGGTATCGGGATGCGCAGCCATGCCGGAGTTGCCGCGCGCACCTTCAAGGCGCTGGCGGCGGAAGGGATCAATATCAAGGTCATCGCGACCTCTGAGATCAAGATCTCGGTGCTGATCGACCGGAAATATCTGGAGCTGGCCGTTCAGGCGCTCCATGACGCTTTCGAGCTGGAAAAGGCCTGA
- the nuoE gene encoding NADH-quinone oxidoreductase subunit NuoE, translating to MLRRLYHEQPASFAFTPANLAWAEGQISKYPEGRQASAVIPLLWRAQEQEGWLTRPAIEYIATMLGMANIRVLEVATFYFMFQLQPVGSVANIQICGTTSCMICGAEELIEVCKELIAPAPHTVSADGKFSWEEVECLGACANAPMAQIGKDYYEDLTPTVLRGLIARFRDGEVPQPGSQSGRYSSEPVTGLTSLAEYKGKGAGLNGSVQRAVDIGETVKRIDGTEVALNLSWIRNREGGVALAEKPAAKPAAKTEGPVAAEGKQPEALQGPRGGAADDLKEIEGIGPVLERLCHELGFFHFDQIAGWSEDEVTWVDQNLKGFKGRVTRDKWVAQAKLIMAEGLDAFRIRAKTNDY from the coding sequence ATGCTGCGCCGCCTTTACCACGAGCAACCTGCGAGTTTCGCCTTCACGCCCGCCAACCTGGCCTGGGCCGAGGGGCAGATCAGCAAATATCCCGAAGGGCGCCAGGCCTCGGCGGTCATCCCGCTGTTGTGGCGGGCGCAGGAACAGGAAGGCTGGCTGACCAGGCCCGCAATCGAATATATCGCGACCATGCTGGGTATGGCGAATATCCGCGTGCTTGAGGTCGCGACCTTCTACTTCATGTTCCAGCTGCAACCGGTCGGCTCTGTTGCGAATATCCAGATCTGCGGAACCACGTCCTGCATGATCTGCGGCGCAGAAGAGTTGATCGAGGTCTGCAAAGAGCTGATCGCACCGGCGCCGCATACGGTTTCTGCCGATGGCAAATTCAGCTGGGAAGAGGTCGAATGCCTCGGCGCCTGCGCCAATGCGCCGATGGCGCAGATCGGCAAGGATTACTACGAAGACCTGACGCCCACGGTGCTGCGAGGGCTGATCGCGCGCTTCCGCGATGGCGAAGTGCCGCAGCCCGGCTCGCAAAGCGGCCGCTATTCGTCCGAACCGGTCACCGGCCTGACCTCGCTTGCCGAATACAAGGGCAAGGGCGCGGGCCTCAATGGCTCGGTGCAGCGTGCGGTGGATATCGGCGAGACGGTGAAGCGGATCGACGGCACCGAAGTGGCGCTGAACCTGTCCTGGATCCGCAATCGCGAGGGCGGTGTGGCGCTGGCCGAAAAGCCCGCCGCAAAACCGGCTGCCAAAACGGAGGGGCCGGTGGCGGCAGAGGGCAAACAGCCCGAAGCGCTGCAGGGGCCGCGCGGCGGCGCGGCGGATGACCTCAAGGAAATCGAAGGTATCGGCCCGGTGCTGGAACGGCTCTGCCATGAGCTCGGCTTTTTCCATTTCGACCAGATTGCCGGCTGGAGCGAAGACGAAGTCACCTGGGTTGACCAGAATCTCAAGGGCTTCAAAGGCCGCGTGACCCGTGACAAATGGGTGGCGCAGGCGAAACTGATTATGGCTGAAGGTCTGGACGCATTCCGCATCCGGGCAAAGACCAACGATTACTGA